The following coding sequences lie in one Arachis ipaensis cultivar K30076 chromosome B03, Araip1.1, whole genome shotgun sequence genomic window:
- the LOC107629612 gene encoding NADH dehydrogenase [ubiquinone] 1 beta subcomplex subunit 2: MGGGHGEGTTYKGITIHQPKRWHTVAGKGLCAVMWFWVFYRAKQDGPVVLGWRHPWEGHDDHGHGGGH, encoded by the exons ATGGGGGGAGGCCACGGCGAGGGCACAACCTACAAAGGCATAACCATACACCAACCTAAGCGGTGGCACACCGTCGCCGGCAAGGGTCTCTGCGCTGTTATGTG GTTTTGGGTGTTTTACAGAGCAAAGCAAGATGGTCCTGTAGTGTTG GGTTGGAGGCATCCTTGGGAGGGCCACGATGATCATGGCCATGGTGGTGGACACTAG
- the LOC107629610 gene encoding thioredoxin-like protein YLS8 isoform X1, translating into MSYLLPHLHSGWAVDQAILSEEERVVVIRFGHDWDDTCMQMDEVLAAVAETIKSFAVIYLVDITEVPDFNTMYELYDPCTVMFFFRNKHIMIDLGTGNNNKINWALKDKQEFIDIVETVYRGARKGRGLVISPKDYSTKYRY; encoded by the exons atgtCGTACTTGCTGCCGCACTTGCACTCCGGTTGGGCGGTGGATCAGGCCATTCTCTCCGAGGAAGAACGCGTTGTGGTCATCCGCTTCGGCCATGACTGGGACGACACCTGCATGCAG ATGGATGAAGTGCTGGCGGCGGTTGCGGAGACCATAAAGAGTTTTGCGGTGATATACCTGGTGGACATCACGGAGGTGCCGGATTTCAACACCATGTACGAGCTCTACGATCCATGCACAGTCATGTTCTTCTTCAGGAACAAGCACATCATGATCGATCTTGGCACCGGTAACAACAATAAGATCAATTGGGCACTCAAGGACAAGCAGGAGTTCATTGACATCGTTGAGACTGTGTACAGGGGTGCCAGGAAGGGACGTGGTCTTGTTATTTCTCCTAAGGATTACTCCACCAAGTACCGCTACTGA
- the LOC107629610 gene encoding thioredoxin-like protein YLS8 isoform X2, with the protein MDEVLAAVAETIKSFAVIYLVDITEVPDFNTMYELYDPCTVMFFFRNKHIMIDLGTGNNNKINWALKDKQEFIDIVETVYRGARKGRGLVISPKDYSTKYRY; encoded by the coding sequence ATGGATGAAGTGCTGGCGGCGGTTGCGGAGACCATAAAGAGTTTTGCGGTGATATACCTGGTGGACATCACGGAGGTGCCGGATTTCAACACCATGTACGAGCTCTACGATCCATGCACAGTCATGTTCTTCTTCAGGAACAAGCACATCATGATCGATCTTGGCACCGGTAACAACAATAAGATCAATTGGGCACTCAAGGACAAGCAGGAGTTCATTGACATCGTTGAGACTGTGTACAGGGGTGCCAGGAAGGGACGTGGTCTTGTTATTTCTCCTAAGGATTACTCCACCAAGTACCGCTACTGA